A window of the Egibacter rhizosphaerae genome harbors these coding sequences:
- a CDS encoding TetR/AcrR family transcriptional regulator — translation MSHDATMSAPEPVPPTSRRGDRTRAALVESALTLFAAQGVEATSVDQVTQAAKVAKGTFYVHFERKEDVLLEHAAALVGDLDARPFPDEPRAALHALAQRFVAAQAGTPRAVSGRMVREIIGHRSDWLRVLGRRRALSAVIEPILARGQEVGAIRDDQSPVRLAQALTILWLDNVIGWAERPEPRPLVNDLERATSLFLDGAAVGATPDGKPAP, via the coding sequence GTGTCGCACGACGCCACGATGTCGGCACCCGAACCCGTCCCCCCGACGAGCCGGCGCGGAGACCGCACACGGGCAGCGCTCGTCGAGTCCGCGTTGACCCTGTTCGCCGCCCAGGGGGTCGAGGCGACGAGCGTGGACCAGGTCACCCAGGCCGCGAAGGTCGCCAAGGGAACGTTCTACGTGCACTTCGAGCGCAAGGAGGACGTGCTGCTCGAACACGCGGCCGCGCTCGTGGGGGACCTCGATGCACGGCCATTCCCCGACGAGCCGCGCGCCGCCCTGCACGCGCTCGCCCAGCGGTTCGTCGCTGCCCAGGCGGGGACGCCGCGCGCAGTGTCCGGTCGCATGGTCCGGGAGATCATCGGGCACCGCAGCGACTGGCTCCGCGTGCTCGGTCGGCGACGTGCCCTGTCCGCAGTGATCGAGCCGATCCTCGCGCGCGGCCAGGAGGTCGGGGCGATCCGCGACGATCAATCCCCGGTGCGCCTGGCACAAGCCCTGACGATCCTCTGGCTCGACAACGTGATCGGTTGGGCGGAGCGGCCGGAGCCACGCCCACTCGTCAACGACCTCGAGCGCGCCACGTCCCTCTTCCTGGACGGGGCGGCCGTCGGCGCGACCCCGGACGGGAAGCCGGCGCCATGA
- a CDS encoding ABC transporter ATP-binding protein codes for MGSPRLGGGSGLNPGVGRVHRGQDGLEGKKLPRGLIARVWREFARPYRGRLLLLLVAIAGASAFTVLPARAIGEIVDVIESPGPDALAILNLYVGLLVAIAIGAAVFSLWQRYLSAQVGEWLIADLRRSVFDHVQRLPMAFFTRTQTGALVSRLNNDVIGAQRALTGTFGTLAANVVQALVAIALMIRISPVLTALVLAVLPIFVLLARKVGEKLQQLTRRQMALNAEMNTQMTERLNVAGALLVKLFGRPATESAAFAEDADAVAEVGVRTAVVGRLFFVILTLLGALGTALVYWVGGRGVLEGTFTAGQVVEFGILVTQAYQPLAALSNAPVEVLTALVSFDRVFEVLDLKRPIDEKDDAVELGRDVPLEGEVRFDGVWFRYPSAADSSLASLERGFSEVLDAEPGPLVLRDVSFVAPAGSTVALVGPSGAGKTTVCHLVPRLYDVEQGSVSIDGLDVRDTTLGSLADAIGVVTQDAHLFHDSVAANLRYAREDATDEQLVEACRAARIHDVVAALPDGYDTIVGERGYRLSGGEKQRLAIARVLLKDPAIVVLDEATAHLDTESEAAVRRALDAALEGRTSLVIAHRLSTVVDADEILVLDGGEIVQRGTHDELLAAGGLYAQLYRTQLAGA; via the coding sequence ATGGGATCCCCACGGCTCGGTGGCGGGAGCGGCCTGAACCCCGGTGTCGGACGGGTGCACCGGGGTCAGGACGGCCTCGAGGGCAAGAAGCTGCCCAGAGGGCTCATCGCGCGCGTGTGGCGCGAGTTCGCGCGCCCGTACCGGGGTCGGCTGCTGCTGCTGCTCGTCGCGATCGCCGGCGCCTCGGCGTTCACGGTCCTGCCGGCGCGTGCCATCGGTGAGATCGTCGACGTCATCGAGTCACCCGGACCGGATGCGCTCGCCATCCTCAACCTCTACGTGGGGCTGCTGGTCGCGATCGCCATCGGTGCTGCGGTGTTCAGCCTGTGGCAGCGCTACCTGTCCGCGCAGGTGGGCGAGTGGCTCATCGCCGACCTGCGCCGTTCGGTGTTCGATCACGTCCAGCGCCTGCCGATGGCGTTCTTCACGCGCACTCAGACCGGTGCGCTGGTCAGCCGTTTGAACAACGACGTGATCGGTGCCCAGCGGGCCCTGACCGGGACGTTCGGGACCCTTGCAGCCAACGTCGTGCAGGCCCTCGTCGCGATCGCGCTGATGATCCGCATCTCCCCGGTCCTCACCGCCCTCGTGCTCGCCGTGCTGCCGATCTTCGTGCTGTTGGCACGCAAAGTCGGGGAGAAGCTGCAGCAGCTGACGCGTCGGCAGATGGCGCTGAACGCCGAGATGAACACGCAGATGACCGAACGGCTCAACGTCGCCGGGGCGTTGCTGGTGAAGCTGTTCGGACGCCCCGCGACCGAGAGCGCGGCCTTCGCGGAGGACGCCGACGCCGTCGCGGAGGTCGGGGTGCGCACGGCGGTCGTCGGGCGACTCTTCTTCGTGATCCTCACGCTGCTCGGCGCGCTCGGGACGGCCTTGGTCTACTGGGTCGGCGGGCGCGGGGTGTTGGAGGGCACCTTCACTGCGGGACAGGTGGTCGAGTTCGGGATCCTCGTGACCCAGGCCTACCAACCGCTCGCCGCGCTCTCGAACGCGCCGGTGGAGGTGCTGACCGCGCTCGTGTCGTTCGACCGGGTCTTCGAGGTGCTCGACCTGAAGCGCCCCATCGACGAGAAGGACGACGCGGTGGAGTTGGGTCGGGACGTGCCGCTCGAGGGGGAGGTGCGCTTCGACGGGGTGTGGTTCCGCTATCCCTCGGCGGCCGACTCGTCGCTGGCGTCGCTCGAGCGGGGGTTCTCCGAGGTCCTCGATGCGGAGCCGGGTCCGCTCGTGCTCCGCGATGTCTCCTTCGTCGCCCCCGCGGGGAGCACGGTGGCGCTGGTCGGGCCGTCCGGAGCCGGCAAGACCACGGTCTGCCATCTCGTCCCGCGCCTCTACGACGTGGAGCAGGGGTCCGTGTCGATCGACGGGTTGGACGTGCGGGACACGACGCTGGGGTCGCTCGCCGATGCCATCGGCGTGGTGACGCAGGACGCGCACTTGTTCCACGACTCGGTGGCGGCGAACCTGCGCTATGCCCGCGAGGACGCGACCGACGAGCAGCTCGTCGAGGCCTGCCGAGCGGCTCGGATCCATGACGTCGTGGCAGCACTGCCCGACGGGTACGACACGATCGTGGGGGAGCGCGGCTACCGCCTCTCGGGCGGCGAGAAGCAGCGTCTCGCGATCGCCCGCGTGCTGCTCAAGGATCCGGCGATCGTGGTGTTGGACGAGGCGACCGCTCACCTCGACACCGAGTCGGAGGCCGCGGTGCGACGGGCGCTCGACGCGGCGCTCGAGGGGCGGACCTCGCTGGTCATCGCCCATCGGCTGTCCACGGTGGTCGATGCCGACGAGATCCTCGTGCTCGACGGCGGTGAGATCGTCCAGCGTGGCACCCACGATGAGCTCCTCGCGGCCGGGGGTCTGTACGCGCAGCTCTACCGGACCCAGCTCGCGGGCGCGTAG
- a CDS encoding glutaredoxin domain-containing protein, with translation MTQGLTVYWRPMCGYCTTLKRELARREVPFEDVNIFTNREAAETVRAANGGDELVPTVRVGETFLPNPSVEEVLAVLEE, from the coding sequence GTGACGCAGGGACTCACGGTGTATTGGCGCCCGATGTGCGGCTACTGCACGACGCTGAAACGTGAGCTCGCGCGCAGGGAGGTCCCGTTCGAGGACGTGAACATCTTCACCAATCGGGAGGCCGCGGAGACCGTACGGGCGGCCAATGGGGGCGACGAGTTGGTCCCGACGGTGCGCGTGGGTGAGACGTTCCTCCCCAACCCGAGTGTGGAGGAGGTCCTCGCGGTGCTGGAGGAGTGA
- a CDS encoding arsenate reductase family protein: MEVILIGHPKSKSTKAAQRFFSERRVAVHDRDLRKRSASPKELRRWSDRLGIESLLDETSRSYVDHGLAYLSLDTDAWLERLAEDPGLLRLPLVRYGDIVTAGHDPDGWQRIADEVRSE; the protein is encoded by the coding sequence GTGGAGGTCATCCTGATCGGTCATCCGAAGTCGAAGTCCACGAAGGCCGCGCAGCGGTTCTTCTCGGAACGGCGCGTGGCCGTCCACGACCGGGATCTGCGCAAGCGGTCCGCGAGTCCCAAGGAACTGCGTCGCTGGTCCGACCGGCTGGGCATCGAGTCGTTGCTCGACGAGACGTCGCGTTCGTACGTCGACCACGGGTTGGCCTACCTGTCGCTCGACACGGACGCGTGGCTCGAGCGCCTCGCCGAGGATCCGGGGCTGTTGCGCCTGCCGCTGGTGCGCTACGGCGACATCGTCACCGCGGGTCACGACCCCGACGGCTGGCAGCGGATCGCGGACGAGGTCCGGTCGGAGTGA
- a CDS encoding HU family DNA-binding protein produces MNKSQLIDAAADEANMSKSDMADALDAITKTITEQVARGEKVALTGFGTFERRERAARTGRNPQTGEQIKVKASKTPAFKAGKAFKDAVS; encoded by the coding sequence GTGAACAAGTCCCAGCTGATCGACGCGGCCGCCGACGAGGCCAACATGAGCAAGAGCGACATGGCGGACGCGTTGGACGCCATCACCAAGACGATCACCGAGCAGGTGGCCCGTGGAGAGAAGGTCGCGCTGACCGGGTTCGGGACCTTCGAGCGGCGGGAGCGTGCCGCTCGGACCGGGCGCAACCCGCAGACCGGGGAGCAGATCAAGGTGAAGGCCTCGAAGACGCCGGCATTCAAGGCGGGCAAGGCCTTCAAGGACGCCGTTTCGTAG
- a CDS encoding phosphotransferase family protein: MHVLETDEVVPRESVQAWLDRHVPELGGGSLEVEKIGRGRSNLTFRLTREAGHAVLRRPPMGEIPETAHDMLREHRVLAALADTEVRCPRPLAVCEDPAVIGVPFYVMEEVPGRVIREEAPDELDEPARRRVGERLVDALAELHRVDYRAAGLGDLGRPDGYTARQVRRWSKQWEVMATRELPDVEAVGDWLATNVPADGPSAIVHGDFKLDNVVVSDPPEPDVVAILDWEMATLGDPLADLGYLLVFWPQPGEGHLAGLPQPTTAPGFPTRQELVERYEAATGLATRELTFYRTLALWKLAVLTEGLYKRYLAGHADSEWFGVLEHAVPEMAAQARGWCGA, encoded by the coding sequence ATGCACGTGCTGGAGACCGACGAGGTCGTGCCGCGGGAATCGGTGCAGGCTTGGCTGGACCGCCACGTGCCCGAGCTCGGGGGTGGCTCGCTCGAGGTCGAGAAGATCGGTCGGGGGCGGAGCAACCTGACGTTCCGCCTGACGCGCGAGGCCGGTCACGCGGTGCTTCGGCGCCCCCCGATGGGAGAGATCCCCGAGACCGCCCACGACATGCTCCGCGAGCACCGTGTACTCGCGGCACTGGCCGACACGGAGGTGCGCTGTCCACGGCCGCTGGCGGTGTGCGAGGACCCGGCGGTGATCGGTGTGCCGTTCTACGTGATGGAGGAGGTGCCCGGGCGTGTGATCCGGGAGGAGGCCCCCGACGAGCTGGACGAACCCGCGCGACGACGGGTGGGGGAGCGGCTGGTCGACGCGCTCGCGGAGCTGCACCGGGTGGACTACCGGGCGGCGGGGCTGGGCGACCTCGGTCGTCCCGACGGCTACACCGCGCGGCAGGTCCGCAGGTGGAGCAAGCAGTGGGAGGTCATGGCCACACGCGAACTGCCGGATGTCGAGGCCGTGGGGGACTGGTTGGCGACGAACGTCCCCGCCGACGGCCCGTCGGCGATCGTGCACGGCGACTTCAAGCTCGACAACGTCGTCGTGTCCGACCCGCCCGAACCCGACGTGGTCGCGATCCTCGACTGGGAGATGGCCACGCTCGGGGATCCGCTCGCCGATCTCGGCTACCTCCTCGTGTTCTGGCCGCAGCCCGGCGAGGGCCACCTCGCCGGGCTGCCGCAGCCGACCACGGCACCGGGGTTTCCCACGCGGCAGGAGCTCGTCGAGCGGTACGAGGCCGCCACGGGGCTGGCCACCCGGGAGCTGACCTTCTACCGGACCCTGGCCCTCTGGAAGCTCGCCGTCCTGACCGAGGGCCTGTACAAGCGCTACCTGGCCGGGCACGCCGACAGCGAGTGGTTCGGGGTGCTGGAACACGCCGTGCCGGAGATGGCCGCGCAGGCGCGGGGGTGGTGTGGTGCGTAG
- a CDS encoding DMT family transporter — translation MSRIRSTLAGPGGGFAAVLGAMVAFSTGFPIVKGIDLPAASIAFWRLGLGIAVLGALAVAFRTPWPRRLGPVVGTGLAFVTHQLIFIEATKLTSIAVVTLVAAMQPLLVALVSRRTVGERVPLSLIAWSGVALAGVALVLMRTAGDDSRDPLGDVLAVVNLFAFTAYFLAAKRARTTGAPTLTFTASFLAVGLVVVTPFAFAAPTLVPATAFDVSWLVILALIPGNGHLLLNWAHQRVSAALASIALAGIPLLGSLWGHLFFGEPFGLVHVAGISLVAAAVVGSRVVEHRRTRESRAEPVAER, via the coding sequence ATGAGCCGTATCCGCAGCACGCTCGCCGGCCCCGGCGGGGGCTTCGCCGCGGTGCTGGGGGCGATGGTCGCCTTCTCGACGGGGTTCCCGATCGTCAAGGGGATCGACCTGCCCGCGGCGTCGATCGCCTTCTGGCGCTTGGGACTCGGTATCGCCGTGCTGGGGGCGCTCGCGGTCGCGTTTCGGACGCCGTGGCCACGGCGTCTCGGTCCCGTGGTGGGCACCGGACTCGCCTTCGTGACCCACCAGTTGATCTTCATCGAGGCGACCAAGCTCACGTCGATCGCCGTCGTGACACTGGTCGCCGCGATGCAGCCCCTGCTCGTCGCGCTCGTGAGTCGCCGGACCGTCGGCGAGCGTGTCCCGTTGAGCCTGATCGCGTGGTCCGGGGTCGCGCTCGCGGGCGTGGCCCTCGTTCTGATGCGGACCGCCGGGGACGACAGCCGCGACCCGCTGGGAGACGTCCTCGCGGTCGTCAACCTCTTCGCCTTCACCGCCTACTTCCTGGCCGCGAAACGGGCACGAACGACCGGCGCGCCGACGCTGACGTTCACGGCCTCGTTCCTGGCCGTGGGGCTCGTCGTTGTGACGCCGTTCGCGTTCGCCGCGCCGACGCTGGTGCCGGCCACCGCGTTCGACGTGAGTTGGCTGGTGATCCTGGCGTTGATCCCCGGCAACGGGCACCTGCTCCTGAACTGGGCGCACCAGCGGGTCAGTGCGGCGTTGGCGTCGATCGCGCTGGCGGGGATCCCACTTCTGGGCTCGCTGTGGGGCCACCTGTTCTTCGGGGAGCCGTTCGGTCTCGTCCACGTGGCCGGCATCTCGCTGGTCGCGGCGGCGGTCGTGGGGAGCCGCGTGGTCGAGCACCGGCGAACCCGGGAGTCGAGGGCCGAGCCGGTCGCCGAGCGATAG
- a CDS encoding NAD(P)-dependent oxidoreductase, with the protein MAVDSGRGDRVGWVGTGVMGAPMAGHLLDAGHPTAVHTRTRERAQDLLDGGAAWATSPAEAARDADVVGVMVGSPQDVREVVLGDDGVLAGASQGAVLIDFTTSDPRLSQEVHAAAAEQGVAALDAPVSGGDVGAREARLSIMVGGDAETFARARPLLERLGRSVVLQGPPGAGQHTKIVNQLLIAGIMLGLGEGLVYAVRAGLDPGRVMESVAGGAAGSWSLDTYGPRMLEGDFDPGFAIEHYTKDLRIARSTADELGIPAGAAAQAAELYESLDERGFGDRGIHALVLELCRRAGVTWPGGPGE; encoded by the coding sequence ATGGCCGTCGACAGCGGGCGCGGTGATCGGGTCGGGTGGGTCGGCACCGGGGTGATGGGCGCCCCGATGGCCGGGCACCTGCTCGACGCGGGGCACCCGACCGCGGTCCACACCCGGACCCGAGAGCGTGCGCAGGACCTGCTGGACGGCGGGGCCGCGTGGGCGACGAGCCCCGCGGAGGCGGCGCGCGACGCGGACGTCGTGGGGGTGATGGTCGGCTCGCCCCAGGATGTCAGGGAGGTCGTGCTCGGCGACGACGGCGTGCTCGCCGGGGCCTCGCAGGGTGCGGTGCTGATCGACTTCACCACCAGCGATCCCCGTCTGTCGCAGGAGGTCCACGCGGCGGCTGCCGAGCAGGGGGTCGCGGCGCTCGACGCGCCGGTCTCCGGCGGCGACGTCGGCGCGCGGGAGGCTCGCCTCTCCATCATGGTCGGTGGGGACGCCGAGACGTTCGCCCGCGCACGACCGCTGCTCGAGCGGCTCGGACGCAGCGTCGTGCTCCAAGGGCCCCCCGGCGCGGGGCAGCACACGAAGATCGTGAATCAGCTGTTGATCGCGGGGATCATGCTGGGCCTCGGCGAGGGGCTCGTCTATGCCGTGCGGGCGGGACTGGACCCGGGGCGGGTCATGGAGTCGGTGGCGGGCGGGGCCGCGGGCTCGTGGTCGCTCGACACGTACGGGCCACGGATGCTCGAGGGAGACTTCGACCCCGGGTTCGCGATCGAGCACTACACCAAGGACCTGCGGATCGCTCGCAGCACCGCGGACGAGCTGGGGATCCCGGCCGGGGCTGCCGCGCAGGCCGCGGAGCTCTACGAGTCGCTCGACGAGCGTGGTTTCGGCGACCGGGGGATCCACGCGCTGGTGTTGGAGCTCTGCCGCCGCGCCGGGGTTACCTGGCCTGGTGGGCCCGGGGAGTAG